One genomic segment of candidate division KSB1 bacterium includes these proteins:
- a CDS encoding DUF5683 domain-containing protein, protein MFASTAPPRPGVKARRWSMAALLLCGIAGECGWAQTESATPPAGEVLAKSQILTRPTGALVFLQGEYGLAGRAPYTVTYFLRGHYRIKTKLRGYEDWSTDYYFNGRGNDKISIKLSPKTRLKAFARSALVPGMGQAYSDQRVKGMIISALQFSSLAIFVRQEWRYRDSIDEFNRALAAFQNDANQRDRLTAAQATLDQRYELRQRWAIITASVYLYNLIDVIAFFPSYHRHGVELSMTASPPMDVTGSTAQVGVRARF, encoded by the coding sequence ATGTTTGCGAGCACGGCCCCGCCGCGTCCCGGGGTCAAGGCCCGGCGGTGGAGCATGGCGGCTCTGCTGCTGTGCGGCATCGCGGGGGAATGCGGCTGGGCGCAGACCGAGAGCGCGACACCGCCGGCGGGGGAAGTGCTGGCGAAATCGCAAATTTTGACCCGGCCGACGGGCGCCCTGGTTTTTTTGCAAGGTGAATATGGGTTGGCGGGCCGTGCGCCCTACACGGTCACCTATTTCCTGCGCGGCCATTACCGCATCAAAACCAAGTTGCGCGGTTACGAAGACTGGTCGACCGATTACTATTTCAACGGCAGGGGCAACGACAAGATTTCCATCAAGCTTTCCCCCAAAACCCGGCTGAAAGCTTTCGCGCGTTCGGCGTTGGTGCCCGGGATGGGGCAGGCCTACAGCGACCAGCGGGTGAAGGGTATGATCATCAGCGCGCTGCAGTTCAGTTCACTCGCGATTTTCGTGCGGCAGGAATGGCGCTATCGTGACAGCATCGATGAATTCAATCGTGCGCTGGCGGCTTTTCAAAACGACGCCAATCAGCGCGACCGTCTCACCGCTGCACAGGCCACCCTGGATCAGCGCTATGAGCTGCGGCAACGTTGGGCGATCATCACCGCCAGCGTTTACCTCTACAATTTGATTGACGTCATCGCATTTTTTCCCTCCTACCATCGCCATGGTGTGGAACTCAGCATGACCGCCAGCCCGCCGATGGATGTCACCGGCAGCACCGCCCAGGTGGGCGTGCGCGCCCGCTTTTGA